The Equus przewalskii isolate Varuska chromosome 5, EquPr2, whole genome shotgun sequence genome window below encodes:
- the LOC103562340 gene encoding olfactory receptor 6C1-like: MRNYTEITGFILLGLSDDPKLQALIFVFLLITYMLSITGNLTVITLTLLDSHLQTPMYFFLRNFSLLEVSFTTVTTPKFLSTIISGDKSISFNDCMAQFFYFILLGVTEFYLLAAMSYDRYIAICKPLHYTTIMNQRVCTLLVFSSWLVSFLIILPLLMLFIQLDYCKSNVIDHFTCDYFPLLHLSCSDTKFLEIVGFSCAVLTLLFTLALIILSYIYIIRTILRIPSTSQRTKAFSTCSSHVIVISISYGSCIFVYINPSAKDRVSLSKGVAVLNTSVAPMLNPFIYSLRNQQVKGAFVDMARKTLFHKQMKK, from the coding sequence atgagaaactacACAGAAATAACAGGGTTTATCCTCCTGGGACTGTCAGATGACCCAAAGCTTCAGGCGCTGATCTTTGTCTTTCTGCTCATCACATACATGCTCAGCATCACTGGGAACCTGACCGTTATCACCCTCACCCTGCTGGATTCCCACCTCCAGAcccccatgtatttcttcctcagaAATTTCTCCTTATTAGAAGTTTCATTCACAACTGTCACTACACCCAAGTTCCTGAGCACCATTATTTCAGGAGATAAATCCATTTCCTTTAATGATTGCATGGCtcagttcttttatttcattctcttgggAGTCACTGAATTTTACCTTCTGGCTGCCATGTCCTATGACCGTTATATTGCCATCTGCAAACCTCTGCACTACACGACCATCATGAATCAGAGAGTCTGCACACTCCTTGTCTTCTCTTCATGGCTAGTTTCATTCCTCATCATACTCCCATTACTCATGCTATTCATACAGCTCGATTACTGTAAGTCCAATGTTATAGACCATTTTACTTGCGATTATTTCCCCTTACTACATCTCTCTTGTTCAGACACAAAATTCCTAGAGATAGTGGGTTTTTCTTGTGCTGTACTTACTCTATTGTTCACTTTGGCATTAATAATTTTGTCCTATATTTATATCATCAGAACCATTTTGAGAATTCCTTCTACTAGTCAGAGGACAAAGGCATTTTCCACATGTTCTTCCCACGTGATTGTCATCTCCATCTCTTATGGCAGCTGCATTTTTGTGTACATTAATCCATCAGCAAAAGACAGAGTGTCTTTGAGCAAGGGAGTTGCTGTGCTCAACACCTCAGTGGcccccatgctgaaccccttcatTTACAGCCTAAGGAATCAGCAAGTCAAGGGAGCCTTCGTGGACATGGCGAGGAAGACTCTTTTtcacaagcaaatgaaaaaatga